The following proteins are encoded in a genomic region of Alnus glutinosa chromosome 8, dhAlnGlut1.1, whole genome shotgun sequence:
- the LOC133874719 gene encoding ent-kaurenoic acid oxidase 2-like, translating into MEITVGLWWGLFMGGLPLLGWLLWWWNEFWYVAPLKARCSATGTKLPPGHMGFPLLGEMLSFLWYFKILRRPDEFINSKRRKYGDGVGMYRTHLFRTPAIIACFPSINKFILQADDKFMLAWPRDDLVGSTSIVAVHGKSHARLRSYIMNSINHPDSLRRIALHVQPRMVAALQSWAQRGKIKARDEIKKLTFENIGKLFVSFEPGPLLDNMDNLFRGVMHGFRAYPINFPGTAYRHALQCRKKLEEIFLVELVKKKKQNGDETHDLMDGLRQIRDEEGNKLLDKEVLDNIVSLVAAGYESTSIASTWAVYYLSKFPNVLDKLREENMAISKNRNGDFITSEDVSKMKYTNKVVEETIRMANIAAFAFRSVIKEVEYKGYKIPKDWKVILWFRYLHTNPENFEDPMYFNPDRWNEPARPGTYQVFGGGSRICAGNMLARIQLALFLHHLSVGYKWELLNPDVETVYLPHPTPADGVEVAFTKL; encoded by the exons ATGGAAATCACAGTAGGGTTGTGGTGGGGTTTGTTTATGGGAGGTTTGCCACTGCTGGGGTGGCTGCTTTGGTGGTGGAATGAGTTTTGGTATGTTGCTCCTCTCAAAGCTCGGTGCTCGGCTACAGGGACGAAGCTCCCGCCGGGGCATATGGGCTTCCCGTTGCTCGGAGAAATGCTCAGCTTCCTCTGGTACTTCAAAATTCTTCGCCGTCCGGATGAATTCATCAACTCCAAGCGACGCAA GTATGGTGATGGAGTAGGAATGTACAGAACCCACCTCTTCAGAACACCAGCCATCATAGCATGCTTCCCATCAATCAACAAGTTTATACTCCAAGCAGATGATAAATTTATGCTGGCATGGCCCCGGGACGATCTCGTGGGCTCTACTTCTATAGTAGCAGTACATGGAAAGTCCCATGCCAGGCTTAGAAGTTACATAATGAACTCCATTAACCACCCCGATTCTCTTCGGCGCATCGCTCTTCATGTCCAGCCACGCATGGTAGCCGCGCTCCAATCGTGGGCGCAGAGGGGCAAAATCAAAGCACGCGATGAAATCAAGAAG TTGACGTTCGAAAACATAGGAAAGCTATTTGTAAGCTTTGAACCGGGGCCTCTTTTGGACAACATGGATAATTTGTTTAGAGGGGTGATGCATGGATTTAGGGCGTATCCAATCAACTTTCCTGGAACTGCTTATCGTCATGCTCTTCAG TGTAGGAAGAAGCTTGAGGAGATTTTTTTGGTAGAattagtgaagaagaagaaacaaaatggAGACGAAACGCATGATCTAATGGACGGACTGAGGCAGATTAGAGATGAAGAAGGAAACAAATTACTGGACAAGGAGGTGTTGGACAACATCGTCAGCCTGGTTGCTGCTGGATATGAATCCACTAGCATTGCATCAACGTGGGCagtttattatctttccaaatTCCCAAATGTCCTTGACAAGCTACGG GAGGAGAACATGGCTATAAGCAAGAATAGGAATGGCGATTTCATCACAAGCGAAGATGTCTCGAAAATGAAATACACAAacaag GTGGTGGAAGAAACAATTAGAATGGCCAATATTGCAGCATTTGCTTTCCGGTCGGTCATCAAGGAAGTTGAGTATAAAG GTTACAAAATACCAAAGGATTGGAAAGTGATTTTATGGTTTCGATACCTCCACACAAATCCTGAAAACTTTGAGGATCCAATGTACTTCAACCCAGACAGATGGAAT GAACCAGCAAGGCCCGGAACATACCAAGTTTTTGGAGGAGGGTCAAGAATCTGTGCAGGAAACATGCTAGCAAGGATACAGCTTGCACTTTTTCTTCATCATTTGTCTGTAGGTTACAA GTGGGAACTGCTCAACCCAGACGTAGAGACGGTTTATCTTCCACATCCAACACCAGCTGATGGGGTTGAGGTTGCATTCACCAAACTTTAG